In Oryza sativa Japonica Group chromosome 11, ASM3414082v1, the following are encoded in one genomic region:
- the LOC4349870 gene encoding 60 kDa jasmonate-induced protein encodes MAAATGYGDAPTADDLAAYDQLLGLRHTRHMAEVFAVRLPHAAGLRRPPPCGTISFCGGNHCNDVIYSRSRTDDSTYPPPCDTHGNIMLTGPSFATSAYAPIIFTLCLHDGSQEEDNNENEVEVIYNTCNGLFNNYNSTIIETVNTGYGPAEVSYAVLTNAVEGQVTVKLVRRDEHNDPTAITGVLGRIITRSKLLNVGCVLFYSDFGSIPHIGSDGLIPLARRALAVPAMMPLDLRSSSGDEIVRAAVEFDPTTSDQHVERVIGMGGHEIQVTISWLDFPW; translated from the exons atggcggcggcgacggggtacGGTGACGCCCCGACCGCCGACGATCTGGCCGCGTACGACCAACTGCTCGGCCTCCGCCACACTCGCCACATGGCGGAGGTCTTCGCCGTGCGCCTGCCGCACGCCGCCGGACTCCGCAGGCCGCCGCCCTGCGGCACCATCAGCTTCTGCGGCGGCAACCACTGCAACGACGTCATCTACAGCCGCAGCCGTACGGACGACTCCACCTACCCACCGCCCTGCGACACCCAT GGCAACATCATGCTAACTGGTCCATCGTTTGCCACCTCAGCATATGCCCCCATCATCTTTACCCTTTGTCTCCATGACGGTAGCCAAGAAGAGGATAACAATGAGAATGAGGTGGAGGTAATATACAATACCTGCAACGGTCTCTTCAACAACTACAACAGTACCATAATCGAGACAGTCAACACTGGGTATGGTCCCGCTGAGGTGAGCTACGCTGTGCTGACCAACGCCGTTGAAGGACAGGTCACAGTCAAGCTGGTCCGTCGAGATGAACACAACGACCCCACTGCAATCACCGGTGTTCTTGGGAGGATCATCACGCGCAGCAAGCTCCTCAATGTTGGTTGTGTCCTGTTCTACAGCGACTTTGGCAGCATCCCACACATAGGATCAGACGGGTTGATCCCATTGGCGAGGCGTGCGCTTGCAGTGCCAGCTATGATGCCGTTGGACTTGCGTTCTTCTTCCGGTGATGAGATTGTCAGAGCTGCAGTCGAGTTTGACCCTACGACTAGTGATCAACATGTGGAACGTGTTATTGGAATGGGTGGTCATGAGATCCAAGTGACAATCTCATGGTTGGACTTCCCTTGGTAG